One Candidatus Methylomirabilota bacterium genomic window, GCCCACGAACGCCGAGAAGAGGATCACGAGGGAGAGCGGCAGGCTCACGGTCTGCCATTGCAGAAAGCGCACCTCGACGGAGTCTGGGTTCTGGATGGCAAAGATCATCGCGAGGACCCCGACCACGGCCATCAAGAGATAGATGAAGAGCATGGGCGCCTCCTCGCTCGAAAGGCGTGTTAGTGGGCTTTGCCGTTCTGGCCGAGGGCGCGGAGAAAGCGCTCGATGATGCGCTCCTGGCACCCGGTGCTGGAGCGGGTCTCACCACCCGCCTCCAGGAGATCGCGCAGCGGCATGACCGCCTTGGCCATCGTGCGATGGCCGCCCGCCGAGCCCAAGTCGCCGAAGGCCGCGCGCGTCACCTCGCCGGCGCTCTTGACATAGCCGACATTGCGTACGGAGACGTGAAGGTCGCCGGCCACCTCGCCCGAGACGACGGACCACTCCACGCCCTCGGCCTGCAGCCCGAAGTCGGCGAACTGGGGAATGAGGTCGACGGTGGCCACCCGTCCCAGGTGGGAGAAGAAGACGCCCTTGACGATGCGTCGCTTGACGAGCCCCGCGGCCAGCGCGTCGAGGGCGGCCTCGGAAAGCTCGGGGCGCTCGATCCGGCGCAAGGCATTGTGATTGGCGAGAAGGTAGAGGTAGGTGAAGGCCTCGAGGTCGGCCTTGGTGCCGCCGCGCTCGAGCCCCAGGGTGTCGGCCTTGATGCCATAGAGCAGCGCGGTGGCCAGGCGCTGGCTGATCTTCACGTCGGCGGCCCGTAGATACTCGACGAGGATGGTCGAGGTGGCGCCATAGGATGGCCGCACGTCGCGGATATGGGCACGGATGGGCTCCTCGATCGGGTGGTGGTCGATGACGAGGTCGACGTCGACGAAGCGCTCCTCGAGGAAAGAGGGCTGCACATCGACCATGGCCACGCGGTCGAAGCCGTGCATCTCCCGCGTGGTGATCGGCTCGACGTCGATCTCGAGGATCTTGCACATGGCCAGGTTCTCCGGCCGTGTGATGGTGCCGAAGGTGCAGATGGGCGCTCCCGTGCGATTGCGTCCGAGCAGGGTGCGCAGGGCCAGGGCGGAGGCGATGGCATCGGGGTCGGGGTCGTCCTGCATCAGGATGAGGACCCGCTCGGCGTCGTAGAAGTGCGTGCGCAGCCGCTCGGCGCGCGCCCGGGCGCAGGCGCGCTCGAGCTCGGGCTCGAGCACGCGCTCGGCGAAGGCGGCGGGCGATACCGTGACGATGCCCGAGCCGCGGAGCCGCTCGTCGGCCACCACGAGCACGGCGGCGTCCGGGACGCCGGCCCGGATGGCCGCGACCACGAGCGGGAGCCGGGCGGCGGGCGCGGCCACCACGAGCGCCCCGCGACCTTTGGCGAGGAGCCGCCGGTAGGACGGCGCGTCCTCGGGATCACCGACGGTGGCGCGGATCTTCCGTCGCGCGAGCCGTGTTCGCAGGGAGACCGAGGCGACCAGGTAGCTCGGCGGCTCGCCGCCGAAGGCGACGTGGCTGCCCAGGTGGGGCAGGAGATCTTCGGGCACGACCAGCACGGGGCGCATCGGTGAGCGCCTTCGGAGGCGAGGGCTCTCCTAGAAAGCTCGGAGGGGGGCTCCGCCCCCCTTCCGAAGCCTCCCCCCGAAAACTAGATGGCGCCGGCGAAGCCGGCGCTCGAAGCGGAGCGTTCTTGCTCGGGAGGGCAGGGGAATCACTTCGACGGTCTCCTAGCTGCGCGAGCGGCGGTAGGCCAGGCTTCCCGCGCGAACGCCCGCGCGGACCGCCCGGGTGAGCCGGCTCGCCTGATCGCCCACGCTCTCGCGCGAGGTCGCCAGGGTTTGGCTGATCGAATCGAGGGACTGCTTGAGCGCGCGCTGGGCCCGGCCTATCTGTTCCGCGGCCCGGCGCTCGAGCCGTCTGAGCTTCACGCGGGCGGCTCCGACGCTGCCCGCCGTCTCCGTGCGGAGCGCCTTGAGCTGTTTCTCGAGCTGGGCCAGCCGCGCCTCCAGTTCCTTGAGCCGGGTTTGCGCGGCGCTCGGCGCTGTGCGGCGTCGGGGACGCTCGGCCATGTCTCCTCCCATGTCACGCGAGTCTAGTGGAGCCCCCCCCAGGAGTACCTCAAGGCCTGCCCGGGAAGCAAGCATCTTAGGCCACTGGCAATGGGCCAGGACCGGGGTATTCTGCGTCCGGCCATGAGCGCTGACCCCATTCTTTTCCGCGACCTCGCGTACGTCTTCATCGCGGCGGTGGTCGGCGGTGCCCTGGCCTGGGTGGCGCGCCAGCCCCTCGTTCTCGGCTATGTCCTGGGCGGGCTCCTGATCAGCCCGCTCACCCCGGGGCCCTCGGTCAGCGATGCCCACAGCTTCGAGCTCTTCGCGGAGATCGGCGTCGTCCTGCTCATGTTCTCGGTCGGGATCGAGTTCTCCCTCCGGGATCTCCAGCGCGTCCGCTGGGTGGCCCTCGTGGGCGCGCCGCTCGGGGTCCTGCTCACGATTGGCCTCGGCGCGGGCACCGGAGCGGTGCTGGGCTGGCCGCCCCTGCAGGGCCTCATGGTCGGCATCGTGATCTCCGTGTCGAGCACCATGGTGCTGGCCCGGCTGCTCATGGAGCGAGGTGAGCTTCACTCGCGCCACGGGCGGGTGCTGATCGGCATCAGCCTCGTCGAGGACCTGGCCGCCGTCGTGCTCATGGTGGTGACGCCCGAGCTGGGCTTGATCGAGCCCAAGCGGTTCCTCGGCATCGGGTTGGCGCTCGGCAAGTCGGCCCTCATCCTGATCCCATTCTGGTATCTCTCGAGCAAGGTGTTTCCGCCGCTCATGACTCGAGCGGCCCAGACGCGCAGCTCGGAGCTCTTCCTCCTCTTCGCGCTGGCCGTGGGCCTGGGCACCGCCGCCGCCACGCAGGCCATGGGGCTGTCGGTGGCCCTGGGAGCCTTTCTGGCCGGACTCGTCATCAACGAGTCGGACTATGCCCACGAGATCCTGGCGCGCCTGCTTTCTCTCCGGGACGCCTTCGTGGCGCTCTTTTTCGTCACGGTGGGTGTCCTGATCGATGTGCGGAGCGTTCTGAGCAATCTTCCGCTGCTCGGGACCATGGTCGCCCTCATCGTCGTGGGCAAGCTCGTGCTGCGCGCGGCCGTCGTGTGGGCGCTCGGCCAGCCGCTCTCCACCTCCCTCCTGGTGGGCACGGGGCTGGCGCAGATCGGCGAGTTCTCCTTCGTGCTCGTGCAGGTCGCGCGCAGCGCCGGGCACATCAGCTCCGACGTGTACCAGACGGCGCTGGCCGCCTCGCTCATCACCATTCTCCTCAACGCCGCCCTCTTCCGCGTCATGGAGGGATGGGTGGGCAAGCTCGGCCTGGGCGGCCGGCGGCACCGGAAGGAATTGGCCGTCGAGCGGTCCGGGCTGCACGACCACGTCGTCCTCTGTGGATTCGGCCGCGTGGGGAGCGCCATCGGCGAGGCACTCGAGAGCTTTGGCATCCGGTATCTCGTCATTGAACTAGATCCGGACGTCATTCGAGGGCTGGCCGCGCGCGGGGTGCCGTGCCTCTTCGGCGACGCTGCCCATGGGCGGCTCCTCGAGCACGCGGGCGTCGATCGCGCGACGCTTGCCGTGGTCACCGTGCCCGTGGCTGATCGAGCGCGCCTCGCTGTCCAGGGGCTCCGTCGCATGCGCCCCGACCTCCCCATCCTGGCGCGCTTTCACGACGCGGCGGCTCGCGAGGGACTCCTGCGCGCGGGCGCCGACGAGCTCATACAGCCCGAGACCGAGGCCGCGGCCACGCTGATCCGCCACGCCCTCCGCCGCCTCGAGCTTCCTCAGGAGCGCATCCTGGCCTATCTGGGCCGTTTCCGCGGCGCCATGGAGATGGCGCAGGGCAACGCGGGCCCGGCCGAGGCGCTGCCCGCGGTGGAGGAGGTGGTGATGGGGGCTGGGCCGCTCGCCGATCAGACGCTGGGCGAAGCGCGCGTCCGCGAGCGCCTCGGGGTGACGGTGGTCGCCATCACGAAAGCCCACGGCCCCGTGCTGCACAACCCGACGGCCGGCACCGTCCTGCGCACGGGCGACCGCCTCCGGGTCTTCGGTCTGCCCGATCAGCTGGCGGCCTTCCGGCGCGAAGCCGGCAGCTGACGCGGCTCAGGCGGCGAAGGCCGTCCACAGCGCGAGCGCGAAAGCGACGACGGTCAGGCCGAGGCATAGGGCCGCGAGCACCCGATGCATGCCGCTCTCCGGCCGGCCCGGGCCGGCGCCCAGCGCCATGGCCGCGAGAAAGCCTCCGGCGAATCCGCCGCCATGACCCCAGTTGTTGACGTGGAAGCCTGGCAAAAAGCCCAGGACGAAGATGACGAGGGCCCACGTGCCGTACTGTCGGAGCACCGCCTGACCGAAGAACCCGCCGCGCTGCCGCCCGTAGTAGACCATGGCCCCGAAGAGACCGAAGACGGCGCCCGAGGCGCCGAGGGTGAAGGTAATGCCGACGAGGTTCGAGAGGACGAAGCCGAGAGCGCCGCTCACCGTGAAGATCACGATGAAGCGTGCGTGGCCGAAGACCTCCTCGACATCGGAGGCCATCTGACGGATCCAGAGCAGGTTGAAGACCAGGTGAAGCAAGCTGCCGTGCAGGTAGATCGCGGTGAGCACGGTCCACCAGCGGCCGAGATGCCAGGCGACCGCGCCCGTCATACCGAGGGCGTTCAGGGCCGGGCCGCTCGGCGCGAGGAAGTCGAAGGGGCCGCGCGCGCGGAGCAGTCCACTCGGATCGAGGAGGAGTGAGGCGACATAGGCCGCCACCGCGACGATGGTGACGAGCCCCGCGAAGTCCAGGCGGCCGATCACGCGCCCGAGTGAGGGCCCGAATCCCCAGAGGCCGGGATTTCTCCGCCCGCAATAGAAGCAGGCCGACGCATCCGCGCGGTTGAGCTTGCCGCAGGCGTAGCAGAGGATGGAGCCGGACCGCTGGCGGAACACCGAGCCGGCGCTAGGCCCCGTACTTGATGAAGCGGAGGGCGTTGGCCATCAGGATGGGCATGAGCTCCTGCGCGGGCATGACGCCAAGGGCCCCGCCCGCGCAGTCCCGCTCCGTGAAGCGGCTGACGTGGTCGGCCCCG contains:
- a CDS encoding LapA family protein; the encoded protein is MLFIYLLMAVVGVLAMIFAIQNPDSVEVRFLQWQTVSLPLSLVILFSAFVGVIFAAISGFAQQIRLRLKIRQLEHRIAQLADAPAPRPTAAPGPDTIPR
- a CDS encoding DHH family phosphoesterase, with the translated sequence MRPVLVVPEDLLPHLGSHVAFGGEPPSYLVASVSLRTRLARRKIRATVGDPEDAPSYRRLLAKGRGALVVAAPAARLPLVVAAIRAGVPDAAVLVVADERLRGSGIVTVSPAAFAERVLEPELERACARARAERLRTHFYDAERVLILMQDDPDPDAIASALALRTLLGRNRTGAPICTFGTITRPENLAMCKILEIDVEPITTREMHGFDRVAMVDVQPSFLEERFVDVDLVIDHHPIEEPIRAHIRDVRPSYGATSTILVEYLRAADVKISQRLATALLYGIKADTLGLERGGTKADLEAFTYLYLLANHNALRRIERPELSEAALDALAAGLVKRRIVKGVFFSHLGRVATVDLIPQFADFGLQAEGVEWSVVSGEVAGDLHVSVRNVGYVKSAGEVTRAAFGDLGSAGGHRTMAKAVMPLRDLLEAGGETRSSTGCQERIIERFLRALGQNGKAH
- a CDS encoding cation:proton antiporter; translated protein: MSADPILFRDLAYVFIAAVVGGALAWVARQPLVLGYVLGGLLISPLTPGPSVSDAHSFELFAEIGVVLLMFSVGIEFSLRDLQRVRWVALVGAPLGVLLTIGLGAGTGAVLGWPPLQGLMVGIVISVSSTMVLARLLMERGELHSRHGRVLIGISLVEDLAAVVLMVVTPELGLIEPKRFLGIGLALGKSALILIPFWYLSSKVFPPLMTRAAQTRSSELFLLFALAVGLGTAAATQAMGLSVALGAFLAGLVINESDYAHEILARLLSLRDAFVALFFVTVGVLIDVRSVLSNLPLLGTMVALIVVGKLVLRAAVVWALGQPLSTSLLVGTGLAQIGEFSFVLVQVARSAGHISSDVYQTALAASLITILLNAALFRVMEGWVGKLGLGGRRHRKELAVERSGLHDHVVLCGFGRVGSAIGEALESFGIRYLVIELDPDVIRGLAARGVPCLFGDAAHGRLLEHAGVDRATLAVVTVPVADRARLAVQGLRRMRPDLPILARFHDAAAREGLLRAGADELIQPETEAAATLIRHALRRLELPQERILAYLGRFRGAMEMAQGNAGPAEALPAVEEVVMGAGPLADQTLGEARVRERLGVTVVAITKAHGPVLHNPTAGTVLRTGDRLRVFGLPDQLAAFRREAGS
- a CDS encoding rhomboid family intramembrane serine protease produces the protein MFRQRSGSILCYACGKLNRADASACFYCGRRNPGLWGFGPSLGRVIGRLDFAGLVTIVAVAAYVASLLLDPSGLLRARGPFDFLAPSGPALNALGMTGAVAWHLGRWWTVLTAIYLHGSLLHLVFNLLWIRQMASDVEEVFGHARFIVIFTVSGALGFVLSNLVGITFTLGASGAVFGLFGAMVYYGRQRGGFFGQAVLRQYGTWALVIFVLGFLPGFHVNNWGHGGGFAGGFLAAMALGAGPGRPESGMHRVLAALCLGLTVVAFALALWTAFAA